From the genome of Paenibacillus thermoaerophilus:
TTTGCCCGACCATTTTAATCGCCGTTTCCACCGCCGTCGTATCGATGGCGAAAATGCGCTGGATGGATTTGATCCCGACCTGCCGGGCGGCTGCGATCGCGTTGCTCTTGGTCGAGACGATCCCGTCGATTCCGAAGGTATGCGCCAGATACTCGACGGCGTACCGGTCGCGACCGAGCCCATTGACCATTTCCAGATGGACATAAACCTGCTTGCCGTGGGCGCGCAGACTCCCGATCAACTCCCCGAGCCGAAGGATGTTGCCCGCTACCAGATTAACCCGCTTCACGCTGCTGCGAACCGCCGCCTCGACTTGTTCGGGATTCGTGATCGAAGCGATAATCGGAACCTTGTGCGCCGATTGCGTCGTCATCGCGTTCACTCCTTCCTTGGCCGCCAGTATAACGAACGATTGTCATCCCCCGTCGCCAAACAGATAAAGAACTGGTAAACGTCCTTGAAAATTCGGTTTGGCCATGCGCAAGACCGGTTCAGGCCTATTCCGCAACGGAGCGCCGCATGGCAATCGTCCGTCAAACTTGGTACACTGAAACCAAAAAAGGGGCGTTGCTTGTGGAAGGAGTTACACCCGAACAAGTCCGGGACATTCTTGACGCGCACCGCCAGTTTTATCGCGAGGGGCATACGCGGAGTCTGAAGTTCCGGCTGGAGCAGCTCGGCAAGCTCCGGGACGCCATGATCCGGTACGACCGGGACATCAAGGCCGCTCTCCATCGGGATCTGCGCAAAAGCGAGTTCGAAGCGCTGGCGACGGAGACGGGCTTCGCGCTGATGAGCATCCGCTATACGATGAAGCATCTCAAGCGCTGGATGAAGCCGCAGAAGGTCCGGACGCCGGTCCATCTGCAGCCGTCCCGCAGCTATATCGTCAGCGAACCGTACGGCACGGTATTGATTATCGGGCCGTTCAACTATCCGTTCCAGCTCTTGATCGAACCGCTCATCGGAGCGATCGCCGCCGGCAACTGCGCCGTCCTCAAGCCGTCGGAGCATACGCCGGCCGTGTCGGCCGTCATCGGGGCCCTCATCCGGGAGACGTTCGACGAGCGCTACATCCGGGTGGTCGAGGGGGAGAAAGAGACGACGTCCGCCTTGATCCGCGCCCCGTTCGACCATATCTTCTTCACCGGGAGCGTGCCGGTAGGCAAAATCGTCATGCAGGCCGCCGCCGCGAATCTGACGCCGGTCACGCTGGAGCTGGGCGGGAAGAGCCCGGTCATCGTCGACGCCAGCGCCAATCTCGACCTGGCCGCCAAAAGGATCATGTGGGGCAAGCTGTTGAATGCCGGCCAAACCTGCATCTCTCCAGACTACGTCCTGGTTCATGAGAGCGTGAAGGAGCGGCTTGTCGACAAGATGAAAGCGGCGGTTGTCGGCTTTTACGGAGAGGATGCGTCCAAAAGCCCGGACTACGGCCGTATCGTGAATACGCGCCACTTCGACCGGCTGGCGACCATACTGGAACGGGATCGGGAGAAAATCGCCTATGGCGGCGCGTCGAACCGGGAAGATCTCTATATCGAACCCACGCTGATCGATCCCGCTTCCTGGGAAGACGCTTCCATGGAGGACGAGATCTTCGGGCCGATCCTGCCCATCCTGACGTACCGCCGGCTGGACGACGCGATCCGCATGATTCTGGATCGCCCGAAGCCGTTAGCCTTGTATGTATTCACCGAAGACCGCAGCGTGGAGCGCGAGGTGCTGAGCCGCGTGCCGTTCGGCGGCGGCTGCGTCAACGATACGATCATGCACGTGGCGAACCACCATCTTCCGTTCGGCGGCGTCGGCCCGTCCGGATTCGGAGCCTATCACGGAAAACACAGCTTCGACGTGTTCTCCCACCGCAAGAGCATCCTGCGCAAAAGCACCCGGTTCGATATCAAGCTGGCATTTCCACCTTACGGCGACAAGATCCGTCTGCTGAAGAAAATCCTGAAGTGACGGCAGGCCGGCCCGCTCTTGGGCCGGCGGCCGCATCGGCCACCTAATAAAGCGTCCGCCATAAATAAAAGGTCAGGTAAGATTCCCACCCCCGCCACGGGGCAAACAAATCCCTCAGTTCCGGTTCGGTTGGCTTCCGATCCAGGCCCAGCAAGATCTTCGCGGCATTTTGAAGCCCGGCGTCGCCGATCGGCAGAGAAGTCGGGTCGCCCAAGCATCTCATCCGCACATACTGGGAGGTCCAGGGCCCCACTCCCCGTATCGCCGTCAGCTCTCGATCGACCGCTTGGGAATCGGGCAACGCCAGCAGCCGTTCGCGGCTCAACTGTCCGCCGGCCATCCGCTCCGCCACCGTCAGGACCGCGATGGCCTTGTTTCTCGTGAGCTGAAGCCCGTACAGCTCCTCGACGGACGCGCCGGCCAACCGCTCGGGCTGCGGGAACAGCCGATAGACGGTTCCCTCCCGTTCGGCCGACTCCCCGTAAGCCTCCGTCAACCGCCGCTTCAGCTTGTAGGCGAACGCCAGATTGACCTGCTGGCCGACGATCGCCCAGCAAAGCGCTTCGAACAGGTCGGGAATGCCGACGATGCGCAGCCCCGCCCGTTCGCGAACCAGCGGCCCCGCCAGCGAGTCCGTCCGGGCAATGGCCATAAACGGTTCGAGATCCCGATCCAGATCGAACCAATCCCGGATATACCGGATGAGGAGCTCCCGTTCCTGCTGGGAAACCGAGCCGCCCAATACCTGCACGCGCATCGCCCGCTCCCCCGGGCAAGTCAGCCTGACCAGCGCGGTTCCGGAGCCGGCCCGGACGAGCCGGGTGACCGATTCGCCGTCCGCCTCATACAGACATTCCAGCGGCGAGCGGGCCATATAAGCCAGACATTCGCGGAAGCTGAACAAGGAGGGCAGCGGCAGCTCAAAAGCGGAATCGTTCATGTCCGGTCGCCTCCAATCCGGCCACTCCTTCCAGATCGAGGAGCCGCTTTTTGATGCGAAGACCGCCTCTATAGCCCGTCAGCGTCCCGTTCGAACCGACAACCCTATGGCAGGGGACGACGATCGGGACCGGATTCCGCCCGTTCGCCGCCCCGACCGCGCGTACGGCCTTCGGCTTCCCGATCGACTCGGCCAACTGCTTGTACGTCCAGGCTTGACCGTACGGAATGGGGCGCAGCCC
Proteins encoded in this window:
- a CDS encoding glycerol-3-phosphate responsive antiterminator: MTTQSAHKVPIIASITNPEQVEAAVRSSVKRVNLVAGNILRLGELIGSLRAHGKQVYVHLEMVNGLGRDRYAVEYLAHTFGIDGIVSTKSNAIAAARQVGIKSIQRIFAIDTTAVETAIKMVGQSQPDEVELMPGLMPRVIRELKDVVRQPLIAGGLIRSEEEIRTALDSGADYVSIGDQRFWR
- a CDS encoding aldehyde dehydrogenase codes for the protein MEGVTPEQVRDILDAHRQFYREGHTRSLKFRLEQLGKLRDAMIRYDRDIKAALHRDLRKSEFEALATETGFALMSIRYTMKHLKRWMKPQKVRTPVHLQPSRSYIVSEPYGTVLIIGPFNYPFQLLIEPLIGAIAAGNCAVLKPSEHTPAVSAVIGALIRETFDERYIRVVEGEKETTSALIRAPFDHIFFTGSVPVGKIVMQAAAANLTPVTLELGGKSPVIVDASANLDLAAKRIMWGKLLNAGQTCISPDYVLVHESVKERLVDKMKAAVVGFYGEDASKSPDYGRIVNTRHFDRLATILERDREKIAYGGASNREDLYIEPTLIDPASWEDASMEDEIFGPILPILTYRRLDDAIRMILDRPKPLALYVFTEDRSVEREVLSRVPFGGGCVNDTIMHVANHHLPFGGVGPSGFGAYHGKHSFDVFSHRKSILRKSTRFDIKLAFPPYGDKIRLLKKILK
- a CDS encoding DNA-3-methyladenine glycosylase family protein yields the protein MNDSAFELPLPSLFSFRECLAYMARSPLECLYEADGESVTRLVRAGSGTALVRLTCPGERAMRVQVLGGSVSQQERELLIRYIRDWFDLDRDLEPFMAIARTDSLAGPLVRERAGLRIVGIPDLFEALCWAIVGQQVNLAFAYKLKRRLTEAYGESAEREGTVYRLFPQPERLAGASVEELYGLQLTRNKAIAVLTVAERMAGGQLSRERLLALPDSQAVDRELTAIRGVGPWTSQYVRMRCLGDPTSLPIGDAGLQNAAKILLGLDRKPTEPELRDLFAPWRGWESYLTFYLWRTLY